In one Penaeus monodon isolate SGIC_2016 chromosome 20, NSTDA_Pmon_1, whole genome shotgun sequence genomic region, the following are encoded:
- the LOC119585636 gene encoding mRNA cap guanine-N7 methyltransferase-like isoform X1 produces MDGKEEGDKMQRPKQAKYEDNHNEKEGLGSVVANHYNNLQNKGVVERAKSRIFYMRNFNNWIKSYLINYCLEQIRERQVDDYPISVLDLGCGKGGDLLKWQKGSIKHLICADIAAVSMEECKERYEINKERARGPLFSAEFIVADCTKMRIKDHFENSNRMVDLVSCQFAFHYCFESLAQAETMLRNISENLKKGGYFIATIPNAYEIMLRLKNSEDGLSFGNEVYQIKFPEDRPATPLLFGDRYNFYLQDVVDCPEFLIHPPTLETLAAKWGLKQVWIRDFQTLFEDAVKDREYQNLLAVMRALENYPTNEQETETEGEYSHAEDHLAKNERADRIRTLSKSEWDAIRIYQACLFRKVS; encoded by the exons ggaGACAAAATGCAGAGACCAAAACAAGCAAAATATGAAGACAATCACAATGAAAAAGAAGGTCTTG GTTCTGTTGTTGCTAACCATTATAATAACCTCCAGAACAAGGGGGTCGTAGAAAGGGCAAAGAGCCGTATATTTTATATGAGAAATTTCAATAACTGGATCAAAAGCTACCTTATAAACTACTGCCTTGAGCAAATtcgagagagacaggtagatgaCTACCCAATATCTGTGCTTGACCTTGGCTGTGGAAAAGGTGGTGATCTTCTCAAGTGGCAGAAG GGAAGTATTAAACATCTGATATGTGCTGACATTGCTGCTGTATCAATGGAAGAATGCAAAGAACGTTATGAAATCAATAAGGAAAGGGCAAGAGGTCCTTTATTCTCAGCAGAATTTATTGTTGCAGACTGCACCAAA ATGCGAATCAAAGATCATTTTGAAAATTCAAATAGAATGGTGGACTTGGTATCATGTCAGTttgcttttcattattgttttgaaaGTCTCGCCCAGGCAGAAACGATGCTTCGCAATATCtcagaaaacttaaaaaaaggtgGATACTTCATTGCAACAATACCAAATGCATATGAAATAAT GTTAAGGCTAAAAAACAGCGAGGATGGATTAAGTTTTGGGAACGAAGTTTATCAGATCAAGTTCCCAGAGGACAGACCAGCAACCCCTCTATTATTTGGAGACAGATATAATTTCTATCTGCAAGATGTTGTTGACTGTCCAGAGTTTCTCATCCACCCTCCAACTTTAGAAAC TCTTGCTGCAAAATGGGGATTGAAGCAAGTATGGATTCGAGATTTTCAAACTCTCTTTGAAGATGCTGTGAAAGATCGGGAGTATCAGAATCTCCTCGCTGTGATGAGGGCTTTAGAG AACTACCCAACAAATGAGCAAGAAACTGAGACTGAGGGTGAATACAGCCATGCTGAAGATCACCTTGCCAAGAATGAGAGAGCTGATCGTATAAGGACACTCTCAAAGTCAGAGTGGGATGCAATCC GTATATATCAGGCATGCCTCTTCAGGAAAGTATCATAA
- the LOC119585916 gene encoding uncharacterized protein LOC119585916, with protein sequence MVTIHKSQMYPQTTMAVQPHSAERRFKTSCPYWVNNMVCTTKKDGSLCICLDPKYLNKATKRRHPKTPMQDEITHKFVVSRFFSKLDAEWLLMFSIKSKILKNCPGIITIADDVVVFGKTEEEHDTNLHNLFKIAKEQGLTFNSAKCMIK encoded by the exons ATGGTCACAATTCATAAGTCACAGATGTACCCTCAAACAACCATGGCCGTCCAGCCACATAGTGCTGAAAGAAGGTTCAAAACCAGCTGTCCAT ATTGGGTTAACAATATGGTTTGCACCACAAAGAAAGATGGCAGTCTATGCATATGTCTAGATCCAAAATACTTGAACAAAGCTACAAAGAGAAGGCACCCCAAGACGCCTATGCAAGATGAAATCACACACAAGTTTGTCGTTTCAAGATTTTTCAGCAAACTTGATGCAGAGTGGCTATTG ATGTTTTCCATAAAAAGTAAAATCCTTAAAAACTGCCCtggtattattaccattgctgatGATGTAGTCGTGTTTGGGAAAACTGAAGAGGAGCACGACACAAATCTCCATAATCTCTTCAAGATAGCCAAGGAGCAAGGATTAACTTTCAACAGTGCAAAGTGCATGATCAAGTAG
- the LOC119585636 gene encoding mRNA cap guanine-N7 methyltransferase-like isoform X2, whose translation MQRPKQAKYEDNHNEKEGLGSVVANHYNNLQNKGVVERAKSRIFYMRNFNNWIKSYLINYCLEQIRERQVDDYPISVLDLGCGKGGDLLKWQKGSIKHLICADIAAVSMEECKERYEINKERARGPLFSAEFIVADCTKMRIKDHFENSNRMVDLVSCQFAFHYCFESLAQAETMLRNISENLKKGGYFIATIPNAYEIMLRLKNSEDGLSFGNEVYQIKFPEDRPATPLLFGDRYNFYLQDVVDCPEFLIHPPTLETLAAKWGLKQVWIRDFQTLFEDAVKDREYQNLLAVMRALENYPTNEQETETEGEYSHAEDHLAKNERADRIRTLSKSEWDAIRIYQACLFRKVS comes from the exons ATGCAGAGACCAAAACAAGCAAAATATGAAGACAATCACAATGAAAAAGAAGGTCTTG GTTCTGTTGTTGCTAACCATTATAATAACCTCCAGAACAAGGGGGTCGTAGAAAGGGCAAAGAGCCGTATATTTTATATGAGAAATTTCAATAACTGGATCAAAAGCTACCTTATAAACTACTGCCTTGAGCAAATtcgagagagacaggtagatgaCTACCCAATATCTGTGCTTGACCTTGGCTGTGGAAAAGGTGGTGATCTTCTCAAGTGGCAGAAG GGAAGTATTAAACATCTGATATGTGCTGACATTGCTGCTGTATCAATGGAAGAATGCAAAGAACGTTATGAAATCAATAAGGAAAGGGCAAGAGGTCCTTTATTCTCAGCAGAATTTATTGTTGCAGACTGCACCAAA ATGCGAATCAAAGATCATTTTGAAAATTCAAATAGAATGGTGGACTTGGTATCATGTCAGTttgcttttcattattgttttgaaaGTCTCGCCCAGGCAGAAACGATGCTTCGCAATATCtcagaaaacttaaaaaaaggtgGATACTTCATTGCAACAATACCAAATGCATATGAAATAAT GTTAAGGCTAAAAAACAGCGAGGATGGATTAAGTTTTGGGAACGAAGTTTATCAGATCAAGTTCCCAGAGGACAGACCAGCAACCCCTCTATTATTTGGAGACAGATATAATTTCTATCTGCAAGATGTTGTTGACTGTCCAGAGTTTCTCATCCACCCTCCAACTTTAGAAAC TCTTGCTGCAAAATGGGGATTGAAGCAAGTATGGATTCGAGATTTTCAAACTCTCTTTGAAGATGCTGTGAAAGATCGGGAGTATCAGAATCTCCTCGCTGTGATGAGGGCTTTAGAG AACTACCCAACAAATGAGCAAGAAACTGAGACTGAGGGTGAATACAGCCATGCTGAAGATCACCTTGCCAAGAATGAGAGAGCTGATCGTATAAGGACACTCTCAAAGTCAGAGTGGGATGCAATCC GTATATATCAGGCATGCCTCTTCAGGAAAGTATCATAA